AAACAGCAACCGCCGATCCGCCGAAAGCCGGTAATAATCCAACCCCACTTTCTGATCACACAACGCCAGGTTCTGCGGAATCAACTGACTCGCCACCCCAACCGACAACGGCTCGGTAGCAATGATGTAGCTCCCCGCCGGCAACACCTTGCCGCTCAATTTGGGCTCCAGCTCCTCCAGATGCGCATTACACGCAAGCACCAGGCTACCCGCCCGCACGGTGCCGCCAGCGCAACGCACCTGTACCGTCGCACCATGAATCAACTCAAGTACCGGACTGTTTTCGAAAACCCGCACACCAAGTGATTCGGCGAAAGCCGCCTCCCCCAACACCAGGTTCAGCGGGTGCAAATGCCCGGACCCCATGTCCACCAGGCCGCCGGCATACACACCGGATCCCACCACCTGCGCCATATCCTGCGCCGCCACCAACCGGGTCTCAGGCACATAACCCAAGGCTGCCAGGCTTTCCAACTCCCCCTGAAACGCCAAGAACTGCGCCGGCGTATTCGCCAACTCACAAAACCCCCAGCGCAGGTCACAGTCAATCCCGTACTCGCGAATCCGCTCGCCCACCAGCGCCACCGAATCGATCCCTGCCCGCTGAAGGTAACGCACGCCCTCCTCGCCCACATACCGGGCAAAGCCCGACACATCATGGCCAATGCCACGGATCAACTGCCCACCATTACGCCCACTGGCGCCCCAGCCAATCCGCCGGGCCTCCAGCAGGATCACCGACAGCCCACGCTGGGCCAGTTCGATGGCAGTGTTGACGCCAGTGAACCCACCGCCGACCACACACACATCGGCCGTCAGGTCCGCCCCAAGCAGCGGGCGCTCGGGCATGGCGTTGGCCGAAGCCAGGTAATACGAACGGGCGTGGTCGGACGCGGAAGGGTTCATTTGTTGGTCTTCACTTTGCTCCAGGACCGCGTCATCAAGCGCATGACGGCCGGCGTCGGGGTGGTCGAAATGTAGAGTTTGTCGAGCACTTCCTGGGACGGGTAGATCTCAGGGTTGTTCACCAGCTCCGGCGCCATGAAGGCCTTGGCCGCCGGGTTGGGGTTGGCATAGCCGACGCTGGCGCTGACCTTGGCGATCACCTCTGGGTCCAGCAGGTAATTGATAAAGGCGTGGGCGGCTTTCGGGTTGGCGGCATCTGCCGGGATGGCGAGCAGGTCGAACCACAGGTTGCTGCCTTCCTTGGGAATCGAGTAGGCGATGTTCACGCCGTTCTTGGCTTCCTTGGCGCGGTTGGCCGCCTGGAACACGTCGCCGGAATAACCGAAGGCTACGCAGATGTCGCCGTTGGCCAGGTCCGAGATGTACTTGGAGGAATGGAAATAGGTGATGTACGGCCGCAGGGTCAGCAGCTTGGCTTCGGCCTGTTTGTAGTCTTCGGGATTCTCGCTGCGTGGGTCCTTGCCCATGTAGTTGAGGATCGCCGGGAACAGTTCATCCGCCGAGTCGAGGAACGCTACGCCGCACTCGTGCAGCTTCTTGATGTTT
This genomic window from Pseudomonas sp. Bout1 contains:
- a CDS encoding FAD-binding oxidoreductase, encoding MNPSASDHARSYYLASANAMPERPLLGADLTADVCVVGGGFTGVNTAIELAQRGLSVILLEARRIGWGASGRNGGQLIRGIGHDVSGFARYVGEEGVRYLQRAGIDSVALVGERIREYGIDCDLRWGFCELANTPAQFLAFQGELESLAALGYVPETRLVAAQDMAQVVGSGVYAGGLVDMGSGHLHPLNLVLGEAAFAESLGVRVFENSPVLELIHGATVQVRCAGGTVRAGSLVLACNAHLEELEPKLSGKVLPAGSYIIATEPLSVGVASQLIPQNLALCDQKVGLDYYRLSADRRLLFGGACHYSGRDPVDIAGYMRPKMLKVFPQLVDTAIEFQWGGKIGITANRFPQVGRLKQYPNVFYAQGYSGHGLNVTHWCARLLAEGIHAGQSRGLDIFSQVPHMTFPGGKVLRSPLLALGMLWYRVREMVG
- a CDS encoding polyamine ABC transporter substrate-binding protein, whose protein sequence is MRLVKKLLPLALAALFSSAGHAAQTVSVYNWTDYIGETTLADFQAKTGIKVIYDVFDSNETLEGKLLAGRTGYDVVVPSNHFLARQVKAGAFLKLDRSQLPNYKNLDPKLLKLLEKNDPGNEHSVPYLWGTNGIGYNVDKVKQVLGIDHIDSWAVLFEPENIKKLHECGVAFLDSADELFPAILNYMGKDPRSENPEDYKQAEAKLLTLRPYITYFHSSKYISDLANGDICVAFGYSGDVFQAANRAKEAKNGVNIAYSIPKEGSNLWFDLLAIPADAANPKAAHAFINYLLDPEVIAKVSASVGYANPNPAAKAFMAPELVNNPEIYPSQEVLDKLYISTTPTPAVMRLMTRSWSKVKTNK